One Edaphobacter lichenicola DNA window includes the following coding sequences:
- a CDS encoding HPr kinase/phosphorylase, which translates to MRTNSVDVLEVLEGIWGKFEQRYNTTPISSEVHLVTSDSLDCPPLPVYRLMSSLFISIADKDNYSIVDMERNTAQICLSDAALRHKLYAGYYFLGTPVSCIASCHTTPVHAGCVALNGRGVLLCGDSGAGKSTLSYACARNGWTYVSDDGSYLLSSGKDRVVTGNCHQVRFRPTAAELFPEIGELKMMPRAAGKPSVEMQTSMIPGLTCAQATKVDFIVFLNRHSEGRQGLVPYRKDVTRNFMRQMLFGPPNTRDRQHAAIEQLLTAEVFELRYKDLNWAVHRLEKLVHDGR; encoded by the coding sequence GTGAGGACAAACTCAGTCGACGTGTTAGAGGTGCTGGAGGGTATTTGGGGCAAATTCGAGCAGCGATACAACACAACTCCCATCTCTTCCGAAGTGCATTTGGTGACGAGCGATTCTCTCGACTGTCCGCCCCTGCCGGTGTACCGCCTTATGTCGTCGTTGTTTATAAGTATCGCGGACAAAGATAACTACAGCATCGTCGATATGGAGCGGAATACCGCGCAGATATGTCTATCGGATGCAGCCCTCCGTCACAAACTATACGCAGGATATTACTTCCTCGGAACCCCGGTCTCCTGCATTGCGTCTTGTCACACAACACCGGTACATGCAGGATGCGTGGCCCTGAACGGGCGCGGTGTGCTGCTTTGTGGAGACTCAGGAGCGGGCAAATCTACATTGTCCTACGCATGCGCGCGAAACGGATGGACGTACGTCTCCGACGACGGAAGTTATTTGTTGAGCTCCGGCAAAGATCGCGTGGTTACAGGCAACTGCCATCAGGTAAGGTTCCGGCCGACCGCAGCGGAACTGTTTCCGGAGATCGGAGAGCTCAAGATGATGCCACGAGCGGCCGGGAAACCATCCGTAGAGATGCAGACATCAATGATCCCGGGGTTGACCTGTGCTCAGGCAACCAAGGTCGACTTCATCGTGTTCTTGAATCGTCATTCGGAGGGTAGGCAGGGTCTTGTACCCTATCGCAAGGACGTGACGCGCAACTTTATGCGCCAGATGCTATTCGGACCACCAAATACGCGCGATCGGCAACATGCGGCTATTGAACAATTGTTGACCGCCGAAGTCTTCGAGCTGCGGTACAAGGATCTGAACTGGGCAGTTCATCGGCTGGAGAAGCTGGTTCACGACGGACGGTAG
- a CDS encoding nucleotidyltransferase family protein, which translates to MKFEAIKESLSAEQQIRHAVLLTFCDPLPAQCSLLRHISSKDWKKLLHWLDTSGLALYFLDRMLELQRSEMLPPSVLERLQQNLNDNIARTQRMAAESNTIHREFQHSHLSYATLKGFSLWPLSAPKPWLRSQLDLDFLVAEDHVPEARRILEQRGYYLHAVSDKSWEFKTIHAPGRSVKDLYKPLPLRCVELHGETSDQSRPSVLARKHELDFNDVSIPVLSRSDLFVGQGLHLFKHVASEFSRTAHLVEFYRHVLARYHDDLFWKEVQAAAEENPKAAVALGVITMLTTQVMGNFAPEALTNWTVHHVPARVRSWVRLYGCKSVLASFPGSKLYLLLQTELEREGMPSKRSLRQSLLPRSLPPAIAHTPPHETVPERIRRYFMQVRFVCFRLRFHLFEGLRYLCESVKWRQRTRRLAL; encoded by the coding sequence ATGAAATTTGAAGCGATAAAAGAATCCCTGAGCGCCGAACAACAGATCAGGCACGCTGTGCTGCTGACCTTCTGCGACCCGCTTCCTGCCCAGTGTTCGCTACTGCGACATATCTCCTCTAAGGATTGGAAGAAGCTACTGCATTGGCTGGATACCAGTGGTCTTGCATTGTATTTTCTCGACCGGATGCTGGAGCTGCAACGATCCGAAATGCTACCGCCATCGGTACTGGAACGTCTGCAGCAGAATCTCAACGACAACATTGCCCGCACTCAGCGCATGGCGGCCGAATCAAATACGATTCACCGTGAGTTTCAGCACTCACACCTCTCTTATGCAACCCTGAAAGGATTTTCGCTCTGGCCACTTTCGGCGCCAAAGCCGTGGCTGCGATCGCAACTAGACCTGGATTTCTTAGTAGCGGAGGATCATGTACCCGAGGCGCGCCGGATCTTGGAACAGCGAGGCTATTACCTGCACGCGGTCAGCGACAAGAGCTGGGAATTCAAGACGATCCACGCTCCGGGCAGGTCTGTGAAGGATTTATACAAACCTCTTCCGTTGCGTTGCGTAGAGCTACACGGTGAAACAAGCGATCAGAGCCGTCCCTCAGTGCTCGCACGAAAACATGAACTCGACTTCAATGATGTCTCCATTCCGGTGCTTTCTCGCAGCGATCTTTTCGTAGGGCAGGGGTTGCACCTGTTTAAACATGTAGCCAGCGAGTTTTCACGGACTGCACACCTCGTCGAATTCTATCGGCACGTGCTCGCTCGTTATCACGATGACCTCTTCTGGAAGGAAGTCCAGGCTGCGGCTGAGGAGAATCCAAAAGCGGCTGTGGCACTCGGGGTCATTACAATGTTGACTACTCAGGTTATGGGTAATTTCGCTCCTGAAGCACTGACAAACTGGACGGTTCATCACGTCCCCGCTCGCGTACGGTCCTGGGTAAGACTGTACGGATGCAAGTCTGTTCTTGCTAGCTTTCCCGGCAGCAAGCTTTACTTGTTGCTCCAGACAGAGCTTGAACGCGAAGGTATGCCCTCGAAGCGGTCGCTCCGACAATCACTGCTGCCGCGGAGTTTGCCGCCGGCAATTGCCCATACGCCTCCGCACGAGACAGTTCCTGAGCGGATCCGTCGATACTTTATGCAAGTGCGTTTCGTATGTTTCCGCCTGCGGTTTCACTTATTTGAAGGTCTTCGCTACCTCTGCGAGTCGGTCAAATGGCGTCAGCGAACACGTCGGCTTGCACTTTGA
- a CDS encoding SLBB domain-containing protein: protein MLISSRPFRILKLIRITPSLETAYRGRMSRSHAVAASGLLALTVMLGQSSQAQGVFSPPQSTTQSPSTPGPGLGAPEQSQSDGSQDDKSSSSSSLAVPATLSSNQIIHILQQNPDLVVELKSQVADRLQQQGTPIDANDISDQMLYSQIATNSDLRANITMFLRARGYVSQDDLQSLGSNSNIETTEGSDLTGQEGSGLAGQSPVSAGLDTARLAAAGLSSPDQIDATDRATQLIGPAANQSSSEQKRGHEPVNASTDPPKVLRQPAPYNLQSMRDLYTQIPEQTVPLKRFGSDVFVNRNVSAMARGGAGRDTPLDVPLGPDYVIGAGDTLTINMWGGMTQSVNRVIDRDGRILLPEAGSLDLAGLSLDRAESLIDNALKKQYRDVKVTVTVSRLRSVRVYVVGDVQRPGGYDISSLATPLSALYLAGGPTAAGSLRMVRHLRGEQLVENIDLYDFLLHGIRAKGARFESGDTLLIPPVGPQVAVSGAVKRPAIYELKPDESTLDLAISDAGGLTAAASLGNITIERIDINRQRETVTLKTSAAGTADADRATIAAFQIRDGDRIRIAPILPYSQRAIYLEGHVVRPGRRSYSDGMRLSDVLHSYQDLLPEPSPVGEIIRLVPPDLHAETINFNVPDVLIGNSNLELQTFDTIRILGRYQADAPKVTIQGEVLRPSTYPLSDGMTAAQLVRMAGGFKRDAMLDEADLTSYGVANGTRVTGNLVNVHIGAAVAGTEPGADVPLKPGDILTIHQITGWNDIGQSVQIEGQVAYPGTYGFREGERLSSVLRRAGGFRETAYPAGAVLVREQVRELEQKSREELIRQIETSSASARLSPNLGAGDSGATLKLIQAQQDQVLARLKSEPPTGRLVVHITADIDSWANTAVDIEMRRGDVLTIPKRPGFVLITGQVYNATALTFAPGKTASWYLQHAGGTSDTANRKEILVIRANGSVIGRHSGGLFDPSVLSTRLGPGDVVVVPQKVLGASLFWKNLLTAAQLASSIAITAAVANI from the coding sequence ATGCTGATATCTTCCAGGCCATTCCGCATTCTCAAGCTAATTCGAATCACACCCTCGCTTGAGACTGCCTACCGCGGTCGTATGTCGCGTTCGCACGCGGTTGCGGCAAGCGGCTTATTGGCACTTACGGTGATGCTGGGTCAGTCTTCACAGGCGCAAGGAGTGTTCTCACCTCCGCAGAGTACGACCCAATCTCCCTCAACTCCAGGCCCAGGTCTAGGAGCTCCGGAGCAATCCCAAAGTGACGGATCGCAGGACGATAAAAGCAGCTCCTCAAGCAGCCTCGCCGTTCCGGCTACTCTTTCCTCGAACCAAATCATCCATATCCTGCAGCAGAATCCCGATCTGGTTGTGGAGTTGAAGTCGCAAGTAGCCGATCGCCTCCAACAGCAGGGGACGCCGATCGATGCCAACGATATCTCCGACCAGATGCTCTATAGCCAGATCGCAACAAACAGCGATCTGCGCGCGAACATCACGATGTTTCTTCGCGCAAGAGGGTACGTTTCACAGGACGATCTCCAAAGTTTGGGCTCCAATTCAAATATTGAAACCACGGAAGGCAGTGACCTGACCGGACAAGAAGGCAGTGGACTAGCAGGTCAATCTCCTGTGTCGGCTGGACTTGATACTGCCAGGCTTGCTGCAGCTGGTCTCTCTTCGCCCGATCAAATCGATGCTACGGACCGCGCAACTCAGTTGATAGGCCCGGCCGCCAATCAGTCCTCCAGCGAACAGAAGCGTGGCCATGAACCGGTGAATGCCTCCACTGACCCACCGAAGGTTCTACGCCAGCCTGCTCCTTATAACCTGCAATCGATGCGTGATTTATATACGCAGATCCCCGAACAGACTGTCCCACTCAAGCGCTTCGGTTCAGATGTATTTGTCAATCGCAACGTCTCCGCGATGGCTCGTGGCGGGGCTGGTCGGGACACCCCTCTGGATGTGCCACTGGGTCCCGACTACGTGATCGGCGCGGGTGACACACTCACGATCAACATGTGGGGTGGCATGACACAGAGTGTGAATCGAGTCATCGACCGCGACGGTCGCATCTTGTTGCCTGAGGCGGGCTCGCTGGACTTGGCCGGGCTTTCGCTCGATCGTGCGGAGAGCCTGATTGACAACGCACTTAAGAAACAATATCGAGATGTTAAGGTTACCGTGACCGTGTCGCGCCTTCGCTCCGTGCGAGTGTACGTTGTGGGCGATGTGCAGCGGCCCGGCGGGTATGACATCAGTTCTCTGGCAACTCCGTTAAGTGCACTCTATCTCGCGGGTGGCCCGACCGCGGCCGGGTCGCTTCGGATGGTGCGTCATCTACGCGGAGAGCAGCTCGTTGAGAATATAGATCTCTACGACTTTCTGCTGCATGGAATCCGCGCCAAGGGCGCCCGTTTCGAGAGTGGTGACACCTTGCTGATACCGCCTGTAGGACCACAGGTTGCGGTCTCAGGCGCGGTCAAGCGGCCCGCGATCTATGAATTGAAGCCGGACGAATCGACGTTGGACCTGGCCATCAGCGATGCAGGCGGTCTTACTGCGGCAGCCTCTCTTGGGAACATCACGATCGAAAGAATCGATATCAATCGACAACGCGAGACTGTCACGCTTAAGACTTCTGCGGCCGGAACTGCTGACGCCGACCGTGCCACCATTGCCGCGTTCCAGATCCGGGATGGTGATCGCATTCGGATTGCGCCTATTCTGCCCTATAGTCAGCGAGCGATTTATCTTGAGGGGCACGTCGTTCGCCCAGGAAGGCGTTCGTACAGTGACGGCATGCGTCTCAGTGACGTTTTGCACAGTTACCAGGACTTGTTGCCGGAGCCGTCGCCTGTAGGGGAGATTATCCGCCTCGTACCACCCGATCTCCACGCAGAGACCATCAACTTCAATGTGCCGGATGTGCTCATCGGGAACAGCAATCTCGAGCTTCAGACATTCGATACGATTCGCATTCTGGGTCGATACCAAGCGGATGCCCCAAAGGTGACGATTCAGGGCGAGGTACTGCGACCATCTACTTACCCATTGTCCGATGGCATGACGGCTGCACAACTCGTCCGTATGGCCGGTGGATTCAAACGCGACGCCATGCTCGATGAGGCGGATCTTACAAGCTACGGCGTGGCGAATGGAACTCGAGTCACGGGAAATCTTGTTAACGTTCACATCGGCGCGGCTGTGGCGGGGACTGAGCCGGGCGCAGACGTTCCGCTTAAACCAGGAGACATCCTCACCATTCACCAGATCACGGGATGGAATGACATCGGTCAGTCGGTACAGATCGAAGGGCAGGTCGCTTATCCCGGTACGTACGGCTTTCGGGAGGGAGAGCGTCTCAGCTCAGTGCTGCGTCGCGCTGGCGGATTCCGCGAGACGGCATATCCAGCGGGCGCAGTCCTTGTTCGTGAACAGGTGCGCGAACTCGAACAGAAGAGCCGCGAGGAACTGATTCGACAGATTGAGACGAGCTCGGCTTCGGCACGTCTTTCACCGAATCTAGGCGCTGGCGACTCCGGAGCAACGCTGAAGTTGATCCAGGCGCAACAAGATCAGGTGCTGGCCCGCTTGAAGAGCGAGCCCCCGACAGGTCGTCTTGTGGTCCATATCACCGCGGACATCGATAGCTGGGCGAACACCGCTGTTGACATCGAAATGCGCCGCGGCGATGTGTTGACGATTCCTAAACGTCCCGGATTTGTTCTGATTACCGGTCAGGTATATAACGCCACGGCACTGACCTTCGCACCAGGAAAGACTGCGAGCTGGTATCTGCAGCATGCCGGTGGCACGAGTGATACGGCGAACCGAAAAGAGATCCTCGTGATCCGTGCCAATGGCTCAGTCATTGGTCGGCATTCGGGCGGTCTGTTCGATCCTTCTGTCCTCTCCACACGGCTTGGCCCTGGTGACGTGGTGGTCGTACCGCAGAAAGTGCTTGGGGCCTCTCTCTTCTGGAAAAATCTCCTCACTGCTGCACAACTCGCGTCGTCGATTGCCATCACCGCAGCCGTAGCGAATATCTAA
- a CDS encoding GumC family protein: protein MDWLSRARLLWQYRQTLARVTAVALVASLTIAFLIPKRYKSIASIMPPDQQGSGAMLLAALAGHSGSLGSLGSLGSLAGGLLGGHTNTALYESLLESGTVRGRLIDRFDLQKVYWSRYRFTAAKHLANMTKITDDKKSGVITIAVQDTDPVRARDMAQAYLDELNNLLTRTSSSSARQERIFIESRLHSVGADLEQAQLELSEFSSKNSTIDIKEQTRGLVEAGARVQGELLVEQSGLQSLRQIYGDGNVRVRETEARIASLQRDLQKMTGTSAPLTKGDATGSHASANPSDQGELYPPLRQLPRLAVPYANLYRRVRVQEAVFELLTQQYELARIEEAKTIPVVTVIDSPGIPEKKYFPPRLLLTLLCTFLAFAATSAMIVVREHWRAADSRDPRKELAIEVLSVIRKRLFRMSRRGHIVE, encoded by the coding sequence ATGGATTGGCTTAGCCGCGCAAGACTGCTTTGGCAATACCGCCAGACGCTTGCGCGTGTCACGGCCGTTGCGCTCGTAGCAAGCCTCACGATCGCATTCCTGATTCCTAAGCGTTACAAGTCCATTGCGAGCATAATGCCTCCCGACCAACAGGGCTCAGGTGCGATGCTGCTGGCTGCGTTGGCCGGACACTCTGGTAGTTTGGGCAGTCTCGGTAGTCTGGGAAGCCTTGCCGGCGGCTTGCTCGGTGGGCACACCAACACTGCACTCTACGAGAGCCTGCTGGAAAGTGGGACTGTCCGGGGACGTCTCATCGATCGCTTCGACCTGCAAAAAGTCTACTGGTCGCGCTACCGCTTTACCGCTGCGAAACACCTGGCGAATATGACGAAGATCACGGACGACAAGAAGAGTGGCGTGATCACCATTGCGGTGCAAGACACCGACCCGGTACGGGCGCGTGATATGGCACAAGCCTATCTGGATGAATTGAATAATTTACTGACGCGGACGAGCTCGTCCTCCGCCCGGCAGGAACGCATCTTCATCGAGAGCCGCCTTCACTCGGTAGGGGCGGATCTCGAACAAGCCCAGCTTGAGTTGAGCGAGTTCTCTAGCAAGAACAGCACGATCGATATCAAAGAGCAGACACGTGGACTGGTCGAAGCAGGAGCAAGAGTGCAAGGTGAGTTGCTGGTTGAGCAATCAGGCCTTCAATCACTGCGTCAGATCTACGGTGATGGAAACGTGCGGGTTCGTGAGACCGAAGCGCGAATCGCATCGCTGCAGCGCGATCTCCAGAAGATGACCGGGACTTCTGCTCCTCTGACTAAAGGCGACGCGACCGGCAGCCACGCGTCGGCGAACCCCAGCGATCAAGGCGAACTGTATCCGCCACTGAGACAGCTTCCCCGTCTCGCGGTTCCGTATGCCAACCTGTACCGCCGCGTACGAGTGCAGGAGGCCGTATTCGAACTGCTCACACAGCAGTACGAGCTGGCTCGCATCGAAGAGGCGAAAACCATTCCAGTCGTCACAGTCATTGACTCTCCGGGAATACCAGAGAAGAAGTATTTTCCGCCTCGTCTCTTGCTGACCCTGTTGTGTACCTTCCTCGCGTTTGCGGCCACTTCAGCAATGATCGTGGTTCGTGAACATTGGCGTGCAGCCGACAGCCGCGACCCGCGTAAAGAACTGGCGATTGAGGTTCTTTCGGTTATACGCAAACGCCTTTTCCGGATGTCCCGACGGGGGCACATTGTCGAATGA
- a CDS encoding oligosaccharide flippase family protein, with product MKKHLVNAVYGVLDYGSYPFGMLLVAPIVLHKLGAAEYGVWMISTAVVSAGGIIASGFCDANIQRVAILRGIGATDSMVNSVRSMLGINLVLGIALAIASWIAAPYAARHITVASFTPVRECLICLRIASLLILVRAIESVSVSTQRAFEQYRDAVQVSVAVRLLTLAAAALLVQSGHSVISILTGTAAFLISGTYLQFRQLWRLLGRPSLLPAFHSGETRSLLRFGIFAWVQALGGIIFGQLDRLLLGVYLGAVALAPYALCIQFAQPIFGLTASGLHFLFPYISGRAATVSREELKRTVLKAFACNLLLVSGSAAMLLSFGPRLIRIWAGVRVAQSAAAILPPIVIGSALMGLGVTGIYAMQALSLFRMAACISLGGRAVMLVVMIYLLRHMGIEGLAIARVGYGAIALLVYLPLGYQLGIVRKKTVGASSLATACELHEGPRL from the coding sequence ATGAAAAAACACCTCGTTAACGCCGTCTATGGAGTTCTCGACTACGGCTCATATCCGTTCGGGATGTTGCTGGTTGCACCCATCGTGCTGCACAAACTTGGTGCGGCAGAGTATGGGGTTTGGATGATCTCAACGGCGGTCGTCAGCGCTGGAGGCATCATCGCCTCGGGATTCTGTGACGCCAACATTCAGCGGGTTGCCATACTTCGAGGAATTGGCGCAACCGATTCGATGGTGAACTCTGTGCGTAGCATGCTGGGCATCAATCTAGTGCTTGGCATTGCGTTAGCGATTGCCTCCTGGATTGCGGCGCCGTACGCTGCGCGTCATATCACGGTCGCATCTTTCACTCCGGTTCGGGAGTGTCTGATTTGCCTCCGCATAGCGAGCCTGCTGATCCTGGTGCGCGCTATCGAAAGCGTAAGTGTAAGCACGCAGCGCGCCTTTGAACAATATCGCGATGCAGTGCAGGTAAGCGTCGCGGTTAGACTCTTGACGCTTGCTGCAGCAGCTCTACTCGTCCAATCTGGCCACAGTGTCATCTCCATTCTGACAGGCACCGCTGCATTCCTGATCTCGGGTACGTACCTTCAGTTTCGTCAACTCTGGCGCCTACTCGGCAGGCCCTCCTTGTTGCCCGCCTTTCATTCCGGTGAGACGCGATCGCTGCTGCGGTTCGGCATCTTCGCTTGGGTGCAGGCTCTGGGTGGCATTATCTTTGGACAGCTCGACCGACTGTTGCTTGGTGTCTATTTGGGTGCCGTGGCCCTCGCCCCTTACGCTTTGTGCATACAGTTTGCGCAGCCCATCTTTGGGCTAACTGCATCAGGACTCCACTTTCTGTTCCCCTATATCTCTGGACGGGCGGCTACAGTCTCCCGCGAAGAGTTGAAGCGAACAGTGTTGAAGGCATTCGCGTGCAATTTGCTGCTCGTTTCCGGTAGTGCGGCCATGCTACTTAGCTTCGGACCCAGGTTGATCAGGATCTGGGCGGGAGTGAGAGTGGCACAAAGTGCCGCCGCTATCCTTCCTCCGATTGTGATCGGTTCGGCCCTCATGGGCCTGGGTGTGACTGGCATCTACGCCATGCAGGCTCTGAGCCTATTCCGCATGGCGGCCTGCATCAGCCTTGGAGGCAGGGCAGTCATGTTGGTTGTGATGATCTACCTACTGCGCCATATGGGGATTGAAGGATTGGCGATTGCGCGAGTCGGGTATGGCGCAATTGCTCTACTGGTGTATCTGCCTCTTGGCTACCAGCTAGGGATAGTACGCAAGAAGACGGTAGGGGCTTCATCTCTCGCAACAGCCTGCGAACTTCATGAAGGGCCCCGTCTATGA
- a CDS encoding glycosyltransferase family 4 protein, whose translation MKILVVAASYSANISGLQRHAFNMVRCLLLNPDITAVHLVLAPWQRKMAVSAGLGSDQRLAIHFEEMDRGTVARNLWYYRKLPQLVSRLKPDLVHLTYPMPVDAEAIGCPTVLTLHDLYPYEIPRNFGLHKVLFNRVILQHCLNSVDAIACVSETTMNRLKQYASSKTYQKATRLYNCVEPEPFCATQSPLPGWRGEPFLLSVAQHRRNKNIPLLIRAFDRLLQQKQIQPSTKLVVIGIKGPETHLIETLVSRRGLHKSVIFLEGLEEMELQWCYSRSEAVVLPSVTEGFGLPVVEALLAGCRVVCSDIPAFREVGDRHCEFIELREDAEETLARGIRATLDNPAKEPVSLPHLSAEVLANEYARLYRGLIPAASIAKSMTRNSSIQLAAPERQSL comes from the coding sequence ATGAAAATTCTCGTCGTCGCCGCCTCCTACTCGGCTAACATCTCTGGCCTTCAACGCCATGCCTTCAATATGGTGCGCTGTCTATTGCTTAATCCGGATATCACGGCGGTACACCTGGTTCTGGCCCCATGGCAGCGCAAGATGGCCGTGTCGGCCGGACTGGGTTCGGACCAGCGCCTTGCAATCCATTTTGAAGAGATGGACCGAGGGACCGTTGCTCGAAACCTGTGGTATTACAGAAAGCTTCCACAGCTTGTCTCCCGATTGAAACCCGATCTGGTTCATCTCACTTATCCGATGCCGGTCGATGCAGAGGCGATCGGATGTCCGACGGTGCTGACCTTGCACGATCTTTATCCGTACGAGATACCGAGAAACTTTGGACTGCATAAGGTCCTTTTCAACCGAGTGATTTTGCAGCACTGCCTCAATTCCGTCGATGCGATTGCCTGCGTGTCCGAGACGACGATGAATCGGCTGAAGCAGTATGCTTCGAGCAAGACCTATCAAAAGGCGACCCGTCTTTATAACTGCGTTGAGCCAGAACCCTTTTGTGCAACGCAATCTCCGCTTCCAGGATGGCGGGGTGAACCATTTCTGCTTAGCGTTGCTCAGCATAGGCGGAACAAGAACATTCCTCTGCTCATCCGTGCATTCGATCGCTTGTTGCAGCAGAAGCAAATACAACCCTCGACGAAGCTGGTTGTGATCGGAATCAAAGGACCGGAAACCCATCTCATCGAAACGTTGGTGTCTCGGCGTGGTCTGCACAAAAGTGTGATCTTCCTGGAAGGGCTGGAAGAGATGGAGTTGCAATGGTGCTACTCGCGTTCTGAGGCCGTCGTGCTGCCGTCAGTGACAGAAGGTTTCGGTCTGCCTGTCGTGGAGGCGCTTCTCGCAGGCTGCCGCGTGGTCTGTTCAGACATCCCTGCGTTCCGCGAGGTCGGCGACCGGCATTGCGAGTTCATCGAGCTGCGAGAAGATGCCGAGGAAACTCTCGCGAGGGGGATCAGGGCGACATTAGATAATCCAGCCAAAGAGCCCGTGTCGCTTCCGCACCTCTCCGCAGAAGTTCTTGCGAACGAGTACGCGAGACTTTATCGCGGCTTGATACCCGCCGCCTCGATAGCAAAAAGCATGACCCGCAACTCTTCAATCCAACTGGCGGCCCCAGAAAGACAGTCCCTATGA
- a CDS encoding cupredoxin domain-containing protein: MKRNVTLMGTLIAGLIASGFPGHVVKAQGAPRQVEVTAKRFAYAPGEITLKKGQPVVLVIKSEDVAHGLRFRELNLNAKVDKGGSAQLSFTPDRTGDFVGHCSVFCGSGHGAMTLTLHVVE; encoded by the coding sequence ATGAAGAGAAATGTAACGTTGATGGGCACGTTGATCGCAGGTTTAATCGCAAGCGGCTTCCCGGGCCACGTGGTCAAAGCGCAGGGAGCACCGCGTCAGGTGGAAGTTACCGCCAAGCGTTTTGCTTATGCTCCGGGTGAGATCACTCTAAAAAAGGGACAGCCTGTTGTACTAGTCATTAAGAGCGAAGATGTAGCTCATGGCCTCCGCTTTCGTGAACTAAACCTGAATGCTAAGGTCGACAAAGGTGGATCGGCCCAGTTGAGTTTCACCCCGGATAGAACCGGTGACTTCGTGGGGCATTGCTCTGTGTTTTGCGGCTCCGGTCATGGCGCGATGACCTTGACATTGCATGTGGTGGAGTAG
- a CDS encoding c-type cytochrome, whose amino-acid sequence MRPPAGVIVAAFAAALTGCKASPPGKIEMVTVTFAKHHIFIRNRSQKNPLEPNAATWADGKEAFSHYCVACHGMDGQNTGVPFANHISPPIPSLASDEVQRYSDGQLKEVLDNGIWPSGMPGSKGTLSDDELWAIVVFIRHLPPAGSQGIPEMYNH is encoded by the coding sequence ATGCGGCCGCCTGCCGGAGTAATTGTCGCAGCGTTCGCGGCAGCGTTGACTGGATGTAAGGCGAGCCCTCCAGGCAAGATCGAGATGGTGACTGTCACCTTCGCCAAGCACCACATCTTCATCCGCAACAGGAGTCAAAAGAATCCACTGGAGCCTAACGCTGCAACCTGGGCGGATGGCAAAGAGGCGTTCTCGCATTATTGCGTCGCTTGCCACGGTATGGATGGACAGAACACTGGAGTTCCATTCGCGAATCACATCTCACCACCCATCCCCTCCTTGGCTTCTGATGAGGTCCAGCGATACTCGGATGGTCAACTCAAAGAGGTTCTCGACAATGGAATCTGGCCGTCAGGCATGCCTGGTTCTAAGGGAACACTTAGCGATGATGAGCTCTGGGCAATCGTAGTGTTCATTCGCCATCTACCGCCAGCCGGGAGCCAAGGCATTCCAGAGATGTACAACCACTAA